From the genome of bacterium, one region includes:
- a CDS encoding creatininase family protein, protein MDVAKLTMKEFKEAATLYRIAFLPMGSTEEHGRHLPLDTDTMQVVRTAELAAEKVPFLLCPAVHYGYCRSTSGHPGTISISPETLRRLVFDIGLSLYRQGIRGLIIGSGHAGGVHLSALEEVGEELSEKCPELEIAIFCEYHWAKEAGKAGIVETADDSHAGEIETSRIMAIDPALVKGTAEEEYPRFKKPFISRQKLADWPGGVWGDPAKASAEKGALIYAKTSERLVELVRTMRERLGALGLL, encoded by the coding sequence GTGGACGTCGCAAAACTGACGATGAAAGAATTCAAGGAAGCCGCAACCCTTTACAGGATCGCCTTTCTTCCGATGGGCTCCACCGAGGAGCACGGCCGCCACCTCCCCCTCGACACCGACACCATGCAGGTAGTGCGAACCGCCGAGCTCGCCGCCGAAAAGGTCCCCTTCCTGCTCTGCCCCGCGGTCCACTACGGCTACTGCCGCTCCACCTCCGGCCACCCCGGCACTATCTCCATCTCGCCCGAGACCCTCCGCCGCCTCGTCTTCGACATCGGCCTCTCCCTCTACCGGCAGGGGATACGCGGCCTCATAATCGGCAGCGGCCACGCCGGGGGCGTGCACCTTTCCGCCCTCGAAGAGGTGGGGGAAGAGCTCTCGGAGAAATGCCCCGAGCTGGAGATCGCCATCTTCTGCGAATACCACTGGGCGAAGGAAGCGGGAAAGGCGGGAATAGTCGAGACAGCCGACGACAGCCACGCAGGAGAGATAGAGACAAGCCGCATAATGGCCATCGATCCGGCATTAGTCAAGGGAACCGCCGAAGAAGAATACCCCCGTTTCAAAAAGCCCTTCATCTCCCGCCAAAAGCTCGCCGACTGGCCCGGCGGCGTCTGGGGCGACCCCGCAAAAGCCAGCGCCGAAAAAGGCGCGCTCATCTACGCCAAAACCAGCGAGAGACTGGTGGAGCTAGTCAGAACCATGAGGGAAAGGCTGGGGGCGCTTGGGCTTCTGTGA
- a CDS encoding arginine--tRNA ligase: MKKTLTDLIVKAHRLAVSKGELPDGELPAWKIELPKNPEHGDYAANIAMTLAGAAKLPPRKVAQLLLDNLSDPEGVLQSFEIAGPGFINFRFRPARWQEVVRDIEREGEKFGHSGAGKGKRVQVEFVSANPTGPLHVGHGRGAAVGDILAKIMSAAGYRVDKEYYINDAGNQIATLGGSVYLRYLEQHGRQVSFPENFYQGEYIKEIARDKCSEEGGRYLEMEEAEAIDALGRYAGARILREIKEDLERFGVTFDNWYSERSLYESGEVARVLKELEESGAAYRQDGALWLRTSAYGDEKDRVMVRADGRETYFASDIAYHFEKFRRGYDEVVDIWGADHHGYIPRIKAALKASGRDPEALHVLMVQLVNLLREGKPVSMSTRSGEFVTLQEVYEEVGVDAARFLFLTRSSDTTLDFDIEVAKRQTADNPVFYVQYANARIRSVLREAKTTGIEVPGAAAADLSPLVTEDELEIIKFLHYFPEVVEGAALYLEPHKVAYYLQDLAARFHQYYNKHRFLVDDQKLCLARLCLISAISRVIVNGLALLGVSSPESM; this comes from the coding sequence ATGAAAAAGACGCTGACCGATCTTATAGTAAAGGCGCACAGGCTGGCCGTCTCAAAGGGCGAACTGCCCGACGGCGAGCTTCCCGCCTGGAAGATAGAGCTGCCGAAAAACCCGGAGCACGGAGATTACGCAGCCAACATTGCGATGACCCTCGCGGGCGCGGCGAAGCTCCCTCCTCGCAAGGTGGCGCAGCTGCTTCTGGATAATCTCTCCGACCCAGAGGGGGTGCTCCAGTCCTTTGAGATCGCCGGACCGGGCTTTATAAATTTCCGCTTCCGTCCGGCCCGCTGGCAGGAAGTTGTCCGCGACATCGAGAGGGAAGGGGAGAAATTCGGCCATTCCGGCGCGGGCAAGGGGAAAAGGGTGCAGGTAGAGTTCGTCTCCGCCAACCCCACCGGCCCCCTGCACGTCGGCCACGGGCGCGGAGCCGCCGTCGGCGACATCCTCGCGAAGATAATGTCCGCCGCGGGTTACCGGGTGGACAAGGAATACTACATAAACGACGCGGGAAACCAGATAGCCACCCTCGGCGGCTCGGTATACCTGCGTTACCTCGAACAGCACGGCCGTCAGGTCTCCTTCCCCGAGAACTTCTATCAGGGGGAATACATAAAGGAGATAGCGCGGGACAAGTGCAGCGAGGAGGGCGGGCGCTACCTCGAAATGGAAGAGGCCGAGGCGATAGACGCGCTTGGCCGTTACGCGGGGGCGCGCATTCTCCGGGAGATTAAGGAAGACCTCGAACGCTTCGGAGTGACCTTCGACAACTGGTATTCCGAGCGCTCGCTCTACGAATCCGGCGAGGTCGCGAGGGTTTTGAAGGAGCTTGAAGAGAGCGGCGCGGCCTATCGCCAGGACGGGGCGCTCTGGCTTCGCACCTCGGCCTACGGCGACGAAAAGGACCGCGTTATGGTGAGGGCCGACGGGCGCGAGACCTATTTCGCCTCCGACATAGCCTACCACTTTGAAAAGTTCCGGCGCGGCTACGACGAGGTGGTGGACATCTGGGGGGCCGACCACCACGGCTACATTCCGAGGATAAAGGCTGCGCTTAAAGCCTCGGGGAGAGACCCCGAAGCGCTCCACGTCCTGATGGTACAACTAGTTAACCTGCTGCGCGAGGGAAAGCCGGTCTCGATGTCCACCCGGTCGGGCGAGTTCGTCACCCTTCAGGAGGTCTACGAGGAGGTCGGGGTTGACGCGGCGAGGTTCCTTTTTCTCACCCGTTCCTCCGACACTACCCTCGACTTCGATATCGAGGTGGCGAAGAGACAGACGGCGGATAACCCGGTATTTTACGTGCAGTACGCCAACGCCCGCATCCGAAGCGTGCTCCGTGAGGCGAAAACCACGGGGATAGAGGTCCCCGGGGCCGCCGCCGCCGATCTTTCCCCCCTCGTCACCGAGGACGAACTGGAAATAATCAAGTTTCTTCACTACTTCCCCGAGGTGGTGGAGGGGGCGGCGCTCTACCTCGAACCGCACAAGGTCGCCTATTACCTCCAGGATCTGGCGGCCCGTTTTCACCAGTACTACAACAAGCACCGCTTTCTGGTTGACGACCAAAAGCTTTGCCTTGCGCGCCTTTGCCTCATAAGCGCCATCAGCAGGGTCATCGTAAACGGCCTCGCCCTTCTGGGAGTCAGTTCTCCCGAGTCGATGTGA
- a CDS encoding SPOR domain-containing protein, which translates to MRRILRRIEDGIEIRLDQGSLVATLFGVALTAALIFLMGMLVGRTIWGNQVRPESHSFTTRAEGADKEPLKPVDMTFYGESSAKPTKIEPPPEFIARWEEKKAAEAAAAAALAAARAQSAKSEEEAEKEEEEGKGKTVKETPVSAKTPTAKVPAQPAKTQAATPAAAQKAAAPEVKQPSAPKPAAAKGSYAVQINSFKDRSLAERMTATLADNGIRAEVVAVGGAFKVMSGSFSSKEEAQRFKESLEKKGVKGFVAPR; encoded by the coding sequence ATGCGCCGCATTCTCAGGAGAATCGAAGACGGAATAGAGATACGACTCGATCAGGGCTCGCTCGTGGCGACCCTCTTCGGAGTCGCCCTGACGGCGGCGCTGATATTTCTGATGGGGATGCTGGTCGGCAGGACGATCTGGGGAAATCAGGTCAGGCCCGAGAGCCACAGCTTCACCACGAGGGCCGAGGGAGCGGACAAAGAGCCCCTCAAGCCCGTGGACATGACCTTCTACGGAGAATCCTCCGCGAAGCCCACCAAGATCGAGCCCCCGCCGGAATTCATAGCCCGCTGGGAGGAAAAGAAGGCCGCGGAGGCCGCAGCAGCGGCCGCGCTGGCCGCAGCGAGGGCGCAGTCAGCCAAGAGTGAAGAGGAAGCGGAGAAAGAGGAGGAAGAGGGAAAGGGGAAGACGGTCAAGGAAACCCCCGTGAGCGCAAAGACACCTACGGCAAAGGTTCCCGCGCAGCCCGCCAAAACACAGGCTGCAACTCCGGCGGCGGCCCAAAAAGCTGCGGCCCCCGAGGTCAAACAGCCTTCGGCTCCGAAACCCGCCGCCGCGAAGGGGAGCTACGCCGTCCAGATCAACTCCTTCAAGGACAGATCCCTCGCGGAGAGGATGACCGCCACCCTGGCCGACAACGGCATAAGAGCCGAGGTGGTGGCCGTGGGCGGAGCCTTCAAGGTGATGTCCGGCTCCTTCTCCTCGAAGGAGGAGGCGCAGCGCTTCAAGGAATCCCTCGAAAAGAAGGGGGTTAAAGGTTTTGTCGCGCCGCGCTGA
- a CDS encoding GatB/YqeY domain-containing protein, producing MSKIKKTIEDDFLAARKAQDKSRQGALMLIVDALQKKEKEKRSELTDEDALGVLLTLSKQRKEAMELFKTGGREDLVAKESEELKIIESYLPAQMSEEEVAAEVKAAIAATGAVSPKDMGKVMGVLMPKVKGKADGKVVQNLVRTLLGG from the coding sequence ATGTCGAAGATCAAAAAGACGATAGAGGACGATTTTCTCGCAGCGAGAAAGGCCCAGGACAAATCCCGCCAGGGCGCGCTGATGCTCATAGTGGACGCCCTCCAGAAGAAGGAGAAGGAAAAGCGCTCCGAGCTTACCGACGAGGACGCGCTTGGAGTCCTTCTTACCCTCTCCAAGCAGCGCAAGGAAGCGATGGAGCTCTTCAAGACCGGCGGGCGCGAAGATCTCGTCGCCAAAGAGAGCGAGGAGCTTAAGATCATCGAAAGCTACCTCCCGGCGCAGATGAGCGAGGAAGAGGTGGCGGCGGAAGTGAAAGCCGCGATAGCGGCTACCGGCGCGGTTTCTCCGAAGGATATGGGGAAGGTGATGGGGGTGCTGATGCCGAAGGTGAAGGGCAAAGCGGACGGCAAGGTTGTCCAGAATCTGGTGCGTACACTCCTAGGCGGCTGA